In Elaeis guineensis isolate ETL-2024a chromosome 1, EG11, whole genome shotgun sequence, a genomic segment contains:
- the LOC105039585 gene encoding protein transport protein Sec61 subunit gamma — MDALDSVVDPLREFAKDSVRLVKRCHKPDRKEFTKVAVRTAIGFVVMGFVGFFVKLIFIPINNIIVGSG, encoded by the exons ATGGATGCCCTAGATTCCGTCGTCGATCCCTTGAGAGAGTTCGCCAAGGACAGCGTCCGTCTCGTCAAAAGATGCCACAAGCCCGATCGCAAGG AATTCACGAAGGTGGCGGTACGCACGGCGATCGGATTCGTGGTGATGGGATTCGTGGGGTTCTTCGTGAAGCTGATCTTTATCCCGATCAACAACATCATCGTCGGATCCGGTTAG